From one Lotus japonicus ecotype B-129 chromosome 3, LjGifu_v1.2 genomic stretch:
- the LOC130746345 gene encoding two-component response regulator-like APRR9 isoform X1 — MDEVAANLNRTMEQQQKNDDGNGGGGGGRSAEVVRCDTFLPQVELTILLVEPDHSTRHIISALLRKCSYRVVTVSNGLKAWEALKSKGPEIDLILTELELPEISGFALLSMIMEHDVCKNIPVIMMSSQDSVSMVLKCMLKGAADFLIKPVRKNELTNLWQHVWRRKAVSSVPQNTAFPQACNQSGGTVNSSKKNSECSEKLSEGKSTCTSTFVEAESAGMENMQDPSQLNISSKSSNVDVEKHEKFTKFERESTKHDDETEEKSVMFASETARCNRTSKSTYLKLEQDDDSAEFENQDKIFRDELSKDNPNIDTEIHGWSHELVEPSRGDINFIATVENPPKHKSENCCLDGGNMTKFDSDTQLKLSLRRDFPDSSCEKQSEATGEWQRLNHSNASAFSRYNGSKLLQSPFSTPLVTSAKVNANCDSHKSYKLAAITADNSCLNGGSNQSQENMITNVYNSVFHAQSAVHPIWKPKPVCQKESSPFPSSISSQSNQSHNSSQNNYCPDDANFTSLNQNVHDEINMDHTRHDFPAMSQCANDLCPDTANHINSSTYGSGDDGNSTSAVVSKNNPESFSDGGSESFSNGGCYTHGGFRLIDAHRSSHREAALTKYLLKRKERCYVKKVRYQSRKKFAEQRPRVKGQFVCQVSDDNPATDAGGDS; from the exons ATGGATGAAGTAGCAGCGAATTTGAACAGAACCATggagcagcagcagaagaatgaCGACGGCAACggtggtgggggtggtggtCGTTCTGCTGAGGTGGTTAGGTGTGACACGTTTCTACCACAAGTGGAGCTCACAATCCTCCTCGTCGAACCCGATCATTCAACTCGCCATATCATTTCCGCACTTCTCAGAAAATGCAGTTACAGAG TTGTTACGGTTTCTAACGGATTAAAGGCATGGGAAGCGTTGAAGAGTAAGGGACCTGAGATAGATCTCATATTGACAGAATTGGAGTTGCCAGAAATATCTGGATTTGCTCTACTTTCTATGATCATGGAGCATGATGTGTGCAAAAACATTCCTGTGATAA TGATGTCTTCTCAGGATTCAGTTAGCATGGTGTTGAAATGCATGTTAAAAGGTGCAGCTGATTTTCTTATCAAACCAGTTAGGAAAAATGAGCTTACCAATTTGTGGCAGCATGTATGGAGAAGAAAGGCT GTTAGCAGCGTTCCTCAAAATACAGCATTTCCGCAGGCGTGCAATCAATCGGGTGGCACTGTGAATTCCTCAAAGAAAAATAGTGAATGCAGTGAGAAATTGAGTGAGGGTAAA AGCACATGTACATCAACATTTGTGGAAGCTGAAAGTGCAGGAATGGAAAATATGCAGGATCCGTCTCAGTTGAATATATCTTCAAAATCGAGCAACGTTGATGTGGAGAAGCATGAAAAGTTTACCAAATTTGAAAGGGAGTCAACTAAGCATGATGATGAAACAGAAG AAAAATCAGTTATGTTTGCATCAGAGACTGCAAGGTGCAACAGAACTTCTAAATCGACATATTTAAAGCTAGAGCAAGATGATGATTCTGCTGAATTTGAAAACCAGGATAAAATTTTCAGAGATGAGTTAAGCAAAGACAATCCTAATATTGACACCGAGATACATGGGTGGAGTCATGAGCTGGTAGAGCCTTCTAGAGGAGATATTAACTTTATTGCCACAGTTGAAAATCCTCCAAAGCACAAAAGTGAAAACTGTTGTCTTGATGGTGGTAACATGACCAAGTTTGATTCTGATACACAATTGAAGCTTTCTTTAAGAAGAGATTTTCCCGACAGCTCATGTGAAAAACAAAGTGAAGCAACTGGAGAATGGCAAAGATTAAACCATTCAAATGCTTCTGCCTTTTCTCG GTATAATGGCAGTAAGTTGTTGCAGTCTCCTTTTTCAACACCACTGGTTACATCTGCCAAAGTAAATGCAAATTGTGATTCTCATAAGTCTTATAAATTAGCTGCAATTACTGCTGATAATAGTTGTTTGAATGGTGGCTCAAATCAAAGTCAAGAGAATATGATCACTAATGTCTATAATTCTGTGTTCCATGCACAATCTGCTGTTCATCCCATATGGAAACCGAAACCAGTTTGCCAAAAGGAAAGTTCTCCCTTTCCCTCAAGTATCTCTTCCCAATCCAATCAAAGTCACAACTCAAGCCAAAATAATTACTGTCCAGATGATGCTAACTTCACTTCTCTTAATCAAAATGTACATGATGAAATTAACATGGATCATACAAGACATGATTTTCCTGCAATGAGTCAGTGTGCTAATGATTTATGCCCAGATACGGCAAATCATATAAACAGTAGTACATATGGAAGTGGAGATGATGGAAATTCTACTTCAGCTGTAGTATCTAAGAACAACCCTGAAAGTTTTAGTGATGGTGGTTCTGAAAGTTTTAGTAATGGTGGTTGCTATACTCATGGTGGATTTAGATTGATTGATGCTCATCGCTCCAGTCATAGAGAAGCAGCTCTTACAAAGTATCTACTGAAGCGGAAAGAGAGATGTTATGTGAAAAAG GTTCGATATCAAAGTCGGAAAAAATTTGCAGAGCAGCGCCCTCGGGTAAAGGGACAATTTGTATGCCAAGTATCTGATGATAATCCGGCCACTGATGCTGGTGGTGATTCATGA
- the LOC130746345 gene encoding two-component response regulator-like APRR3 isoform X2: MDEVAANLNRTMEQQQKNDDGNGGGGGGRSAEVVRCDTFLPQVELTILLVEPDHSTRHIISALLRKCSYRVVTVSNGLKAWEALKSKGPEIDLILTELELPEISGFALLSMIMEHDVCKNIPVIMMSSQDSVSMVLKCMLKGAADFLIKPVRKNELTNLWQHVWRRKAVSSVPQNTAFPQACNQSGGTVNSSKKNSECSEKLSEGKDPSQLNISSKSSNVDVEKHEKFTKFERESTKHDDETEEKSVMFASETARCNRTSKSTYLKLEQDDDSAEFENQDKIFRDELSKDNPNIDTEIHGWSHELVEPSRGDINFIATVENPPKHKSENCCLDGGNMTKFDSDTQLKLSLRRDFPDSSCEKQSEATGEWQRLNHSNASAFSRYNGSKLLQSPFSTPLVTSAKVNANCDSHKSYKLAAITADNSCLNGGSNQSQENMITNVYNSVFHAQSAVHPIWKPKPVCQKESSPFPSSISSQSNQSHNSSQNNYCPDDANFTSLNQNVHDEINMDHTRHDFPAMSQCANDLCPDTANHINSSTYGSGDDGNSTSAVVSKNNPESFSDGGSESFSNGGCYTHGGFRLIDAHRSSHREAALTKYLLKRKERCYVKKVRYQSRKKFAEQRPRVKGQFVCQVSDDNPATDAGGDS; encoded by the exons ATGGATGAAGTAGCAGCGAATTTGAACAGAACCATggagcagcagcagaagaatgaCGACGGCAACggtggtgggggtggtggtCGTTCTGCTGAGGTGGTTAGGTGTGACACGTTTCTACCACAAGTGGAGCTCACAATCCTCCTCGTCGAACCCGATCATTCAACTCGCCATATCATTTCCGCACTTCTCAGAAAATGCAGTTACAGAG TTGTTACGGTTTCTAACGGATTAAAGGCATGGGAAGCGTTGAAGAGTAAGGGACCTGAGATAGATCTCATATTGACAGAATTGGAGTTGCCAGAAATATCTGGATTTGCTCTACTTTCTATGATCATGGAGCATGATGTGTGCAAAAACATTCCTGTGATAA TGATGTCTTCTCAGGATTCAGTTAGCATGGTGTTGAAATGCATGTTAAAAGGTGCAGCTGATTTTCTTATCAAACCAGTTAGGAAAAATGAGCTTACCAATTTGTGGCAGCATGTATGGAGAAGAAAGGCT GTTAGCAGCGTTCCTCAAAATACAGCATTTCCGCAGGCGTGCAATCAATCGGGTGGCACTGTGAATTCCTCAAAGAAAAATAGTGAATGCAGTGAGAAATTGAGTGAGGGTAAA GATCCGTCTCAGTTGAATATATCTTCAAAATCGAGCAACGTTGATGTGGAGAAGCATGAAAAGTTTACCAAATTTGAAAGGGAGTCAACTAAGCATGATGATGAAACAGAAG AAAAATCAGTTATGTTTGCATCAGAGACTGCAAGGTGCAACAGAACTTCTAAATCGACATATTTAAAGCTAGAGCAAGATGATGATTCTGCTGAATTTGAAAACCAGGATAAAATTTTCAGAGATGAGTTAAGCAAAGACAATCCTAATATTGACACCGAGATACATGGGTGGAGTCATGAGCTGGTAGAGCCTTCTAGAGGAGATATTAACTTTATTGCCACAGTTGAAAATCCTCCAAAGCACAAAAGTGAAAACTGTTGTCTTGATGGTGGTAACATGACCAAGTTTGATTCTGATACACAATTGAAGCTTTCTTTAAGAAGAGATTTTCCCGACAGCTCATGTGAAAAACAAAGTGAAGCAACTGGAGAATGGCAAAGATTAAACCATTCAAATGCTTCTGCCTTTTCTCG GTATAATGGCAGTAAGTTGTTGCAGTCTCCTTTTTCAACACCACTGGTTACATCTGCCAAAGTAAATGCAAATTGTGATTCTCATAAGTCTTATAAATTAGCTGCAATTACTGCTGATAATAGTTGTTTGAATGGTGGCTCAAATCAAAGTCAAGAGAATATGATCACTAATGTCTATAATTCTGTGTTCCATGCACAATCTGCTGTTCATCCCATATGGAAACCGAAACCAGTTTGCCAAAAGGAAAGTTCTCCCTTTCCCTCAAGTATCTCTTCCCAATCCAATCAAAGTCACAACTCAAGCCAAAATAATTACTGTCCAGATGATGCTAACTTCACTTCTCTTAATCAAAATGTACATGATGAAATTAACATGGATCATACAAGACATGATTTTCCTGCAATGAGTCAGTGTGCTAATGATTTATGCCCAGATACGGCAAATCATATAAACAGTAGTACATATGGAAGTGGAGATGATGGAAATTCTACTTCAGCTGTAGTATCTAAGAACAACCCTGAAAGTTTTAGTGATGGTGGTTCTGAAAGTTTTAGTAATGGTGGTTGCTATACTCATGGTGGATTTAGATTGATTGATGCTCATCGCTCCAGTCATAGAGAAGCAGCTCTTACAAAGTATCTACTGAAGCGGAAAGAGAGATGTTATGTGAAAAAG GTTCGATATCAAAGTCGGAAAAAATTTGCAGAGCAGCGCCCTCGGGTAAAGGGACAATTTGTATGCCAAGTATCTGATGATAATCCGGCCACTGATGCTGGTGGTGATTCATGA
- the LOC130746346 gene encoding NDR1/HIN1-like protein 12: protein MAEVQVQHHQEDPTLHPQVQYQHFPGKMTPQQGYMDNKGMPWRNRVPNAPKRQHCIGITLFFLLLGIIILIVWLAYKPSKPHFKVASATIFGLNTTSPPFMSISMQFTVFIRNPNKRVSFYIDRLSAFVSYRNQPITPHIMLPPLYLEKHSAVSLSPEIGGVPVPVPVSPDVSNGLVMDETYGAVGVKLEFLGRLRWKTGDIKSAHYWLYVKCDLLLGLKKGVVGQVPILGSPVCEVDT from the coding sequence ATGGCAGAAGTGCAGGTACAACACCACCAAGAAGACCCAACCCTGCACCCCCAAGTCCAATATCAACATTTCCCTGGAAAAATGACCCCACAACAAGGCTACATGGACAACAAAGGCATGCCTTGGCGAAACAGAGTACCCAATGCTCCCAAACGTCAACACTGCATAGGCATCACCCTCTTCTTTCTCTTACTCGGCATCATAATCCTCATTGTCTGGCTTGCCTACAAACCCTCCAAACCCCACTTCAAAGTAGCCAGCGCCACCATCTTCGGCCTCAACACAACTTCTCCGCCATTCATGTCCATCTCCATGCAGTTCACTGTCTTCATCAGGAACCCGAACAAGCGCGTCTCCTTCTACATCGATAGGCTCTCTGCCTTCGTGTCCTACCGGAACCAACCCATCACCCCACATATTATGCTGCCGCCGCTCTACCTGGAGAAGCACAGTGCCGTGTCACTGTCGCCGGAGATTGGAGGCGTGCCGGTGCCGGTGCCGGTTTCGCCGGATGTGTCGAATGGGTTGGTGATGGATGAGACGTATGGAGCAGTGGGAGTGAAACTGGAGTTTCTTGGCAGGTTGAGGTGGAAGACTGGTGACATAAAATCTGCACATTATTGGTTGTATGTTAAGTGTGATCTGTTGTTGGGCTTGAAGAAAGGTGTTGTGGGTCAAGTTCCTATTCTTGGTTCTCCAGTTTGTGAGGTGGATACATGA